The nucleotide sequence CCGTAAACAAATGATATTCGACGGCTAAAGATACATATGCCATTCACGGCGCATACGCCATGATAAAGCCTCAGACAAGATAAAAAAAAAGCCATTTCTCACTCATCTAAATAAAAATCACATTATTAGTATATTAATTGGATATTGAGAACATCATTTATACGTTAATAGAATAATTATTATATTTAATAGCAGATAAAGATATTGTTGCTCTGATGCCTCACCATCACCATGACTGACAACACCGACTGTTCAACCCCGTTTTACCGCTTCCAGCAATCCTATGTTTGCTGATAACTGAGCCATCACCCAGCGCTGCCATCGCCATACGTCAACTGGTTTAATGACGGGCATATAACGCGAGACAACGCGTGAAAACATCCTGTTATCTCCGCTGTTATTACTCTGCCTGAAAAACCAACGACTGGACTCACACATGAATGAAACTGATAAAAGCATTGTCTCTCTATTTATCATCGGCACGCTGATTGCCGCCGGCAAAGTGCTGGCAGGCAGTGAGCCTATCACGCTGCGGCTGTTTATTGGTCGCGTGATGCTGGGAGGTTTTGTCTCAATGATGGCAGGCATTGCTCTGGTACAGTTCCCCGACCTGTCGCCCGTCGCTATCAACGGCATTGGCGCCGCACTGGGCATCGCCGGCTACCAGACTATCGAACTGCTGATTCAACGCCGTGTTCGCCAACTGGGCAAAAAGAACACACCGGAGAAAAATGACGATGCTCAGTAATCCTAATCTTATTGCGTTTTTGGACATGCTGGCCTTTTCCGAAGGGACCGCAACACATCCGCTCACCCGTAATCGTGGCTACGATGTGATTGTCACCGGAATTGATGGCAAACCGGAGATTTTCACCGACTACCGGGATCATCCCTTCTCTCATGGCCGACCGGCGAAAGTCTTCAACAAACAGGGCCAGCGCTCCACGGCTGCCGGGCGCTATCAGCAGCTCTACCGCTACTGGCCAGCCTACAAAACACAGCTGGCGCTGCCGGATTTCGGACCTGATTCGCAGGA is from Dickeya dianthicola NCPPB 453 and encodes:
- a CDS encoding glycoside hydrolase family 24 protein; amino-acid sequence: MTMLSNPNLIAFLDMLAFSEGTATHPLTRNRGYDVIVTGIDGKPEIFTDYRDHPFSHGRPAKVFNKQGQRSTAAGRYQQLYRYWPAYKTQLALPDFGPDSQDALAIQLIREQRALDDIMQGRLTSAIPRCNNIWASLPGAGYGQREHDAERLVAVYQQAGGKLA
- a CDS encoding phage holin family protein — encoded protein: MNETDKSIVSLFIIGTLIAAGKVLAGSEPITLRLFIGRVMLGGFVSMMAGIALVQFPDLSPVAINGIGAALGIAGYQTIELLIQRRVRQLGKKNTPEKNDDAQ